In Astyanax mexicanus isolate ESR-SI-001 chromosome 5, AstMex3_surface, whole genome shotgun sequence, a single window of DNA contains:
- the cish gene encoding cytokine-inducible SH2-containing protein, which produces MILCLQGPRALLPDSQTQVVPLGVSVISSSSPRCLHSTTKIWDPTKDLRAIASTFCYLDASGWYWGSITAGEAHSVLQGAVEGTFLVRDSSHPRYMLTLSVKTGRGPTNVRIEYSHGRFRLDSSSPARTRLLTFPDVPSLVQHYVGSGKTQEASEKDEKDCNVPLVPKDNAVLLKLKRPLHRPQAFPSLQHLTRLAINKSTTCPEKLPLPRPLLQYVQDYPFQL; this is translated from the exons ATGATCCTCTGCCTTCAAGG TCCAAGAGCACTTTTGCCAGACTCTCAAACTCAGGTAGTTCCTCTTGGGGTGTCCGTCATCTCTTCCTCGTCTCCACGATGTCTTCACAGCACCACGAAGATATGGGACCCCACCAAAGACCTGCGTGCCATTGCTAGCACATTCTGCTATCTAGATGCATCAG GGTGGTACTGGGGCAGCATCACGGCTGGTGAGGCCCATTCTGTCCTTCAGGGGGCAGTGGAGGGAACTTTCCTAGTGCGGGACAGCAGCCACCCTCGCTACATGCTGACCTTGTCTGTCAAAACGGGGCGAGGGCCCACCAATGTCCGCATAGAATACAGCCACGGGCGCTTTCGTCTGGACTCCAGTTCTCCAGCCCGAACCCGATTGCTCACCTTCCCAGACGTGCCCAGTCTCGTCCAGCACTATGTGGGCTCTGGGAAAACACAGGAAGCGTCTGAGAAAGACGAGAAGGACTGCAATGTGCCCCTGGTGCCTAAGGATAACGCAGTGCTACTAAAGCTGAAACGTCCACTCCATCGGCCTCAAGCGTTCCCCTCCTTGCAACATCTCACACGCTTGGCCATTAACAAATCCACAACCTGCCCAGAAAAGCTGCCTCTACCAAGGCCACTACTCCAGTATGTTCAGGACTACCCTTTCCAACTCTGA